The Catenuloplanes niger genome includes a window with the following:
- the modA gene encoding molybdate ABC transporter substrate-binding protein has protein sequence MAATLTALLLLAGCGGTGDEEPAASGGSGGAGGDVLSGQLTVFAAASLTEAFDRIGQQLQARHPQLFVTVNYGGSSGLATQINEGAPADVFAAASPATMTTVTDAGNNAGAPVVFARNQLVIAVAKGNPKDVTGLADLARPGLKVALCAEEVPCGAAAKRAGVTVTPVTLERDVKAALAKVKLGEVDAALVYRTDATAAPSDVDAVEFPESANAINDYPIVVLADAPNPAAAAGFVEFVRTEGLAVLTEAGFQAP, from the coding sequence ATGGCTGCCACACTGACGGCGCTCCTGCTGCTCGCCGGCTGCGGCGGAACCGGTGACGAGGAGCCGGCGGCGAGCGGCGGTTCCGGTGGGGCCGGCGGCGACGTGCTGAGCGGGCAGCTCACCGTCTTCGCGGCGGCGTCGCTGACCGAGGCGTTCGACCGGATCGGGCAGCAGTTGCAGGCGCGGCATCCGCAGCTGTTCGTCACGGTCAACTACGGCGGCAGTTCCGGGCTGGCCACGCAGATCAACGAGGGCGCGCCGGCCGACGTGTTCGCGGCCGCGTCGCCGGCCACCATGACGACGGTCACCGACGCGGGCAACAACGCGGGCGCGCCGGTGGTGTTCGCCCGGAACCAGTTGGTCATCGCGGTGGCGAAGGGAAACCCGAAGGATGTCACCGGTCTGGCGGACCTGGCCCGGCCCGGGCTGAAGGTGGCGCTCTGCGCCGAGGAGGTGCCCTGCGGCGCGGCCGCGAAACGGGCCGGGGTGACGGTGACCCCGGTGACGCTGGAGCGGGACGTGAAGGCCGCGCTCGCCAAGGTGAAGCTCGGTGAGGTGGACGCGGCGCTGGTCTACCGCACCGACGCGACGGCGGCCCCGTCCGATGTGGACGCCGTCGAGTTCCCGGAGTCGGCGAACGCGATCAACGACTATCCGATCGTGGTGCTGGCGGACGCGCCGAACCCGGCCGCGGCCGCGGGCTTCGTCGAGTTCGTCCGGACCGAGGGCCTGGCGGTGCTGACCGAAGCCGGCTTCCAGGCGCCGTGA
- a CDS encoding TOBE domain-containing protein produces MTRFRIGEAAGLLGVSADTVRRWIDAEKLVAVRDQAGHRVVEGEALAAFVREQHAAADPASETSSARNRLRGIVTAVAKDGVMAQVDLQAGPFRVVSLMSREAVDELDLRVGSVAVAVIKSTTVVVETASPGRRTA; encoded by the coding sequence GTGACGCGATTTCGGATCGGGGAGGCGGCCGGGCTGCTCGGCGTGAGTGCGGACACCGTGCGGCGGTGGATCGACGCCGAGAAGCTGGTGGCGGTGCGCGACCAGGCCGGGCACCGGGTGGTCGAGGGGGAGGCGCTGGCCGCGTTCGTGCGGGAGCAGCACGCGGCGGCGGACCCGGCGTCGGAGACCTCGTCGGCGCGGAACCGGTTGCGTGGCATCGTGACCGCGGTCGCCAAGGATGGTGTGATGGCGCAGGTGGATCTGCAGGCCGGGCCGTTCCGGGTGGTGTCGTTGATGAGCCGGGAGGCCGTCGACGAGCTGGACCTGCGGGTCGGCTCGGTCGCGGTCGCAGTGATCAAGTCGACCACCGTGGTCGTGGAGACGGCGTCGCCGGGACGGCGGACCGCATGA